From a region of the Paraburkholderia hospita genome:
- the imuA gene encoding translesion DNA synthesis-associated protein ImuA, which yields MSSAATRAEEIHPSLWRASQLARGGRRTLDTGYPALSTELPGGGWPIGALVDLLVQVPGVGEMRLLRPALSSLGDRPIALVQPPHIPDGLGLDYIGLSLDRLLQVKAPKSSDAFWSAEQILRAGTCGALILWAQHAQASSLRRLHLAAQSSETLFIMVRPLASAQDSSPALLRLALRPSADGLMVDIVKRRGPTRAEPLSIPLQPTPVLFSRHARLSRRPLAEVAARSLSTEVVA from the coding sequence ATGTCATCCGCAGCCACGCGTGCCGAAGAGATTCACCCATCGCTATGGCGAGCCTCGCAGCTCGCACGCGGCGGGCGGCGCACGCTTGATACCGGCTATCCCGCGCTATCTACCGAGTTGCCCGGCGGTGGCTGGCCCATCGGTGCGCTGGTCGACTTGCTGGTTCAGGTGCCGGGTGTCGGTGAGATGCGCCTGCTGCGGCCTGCATTGAGCTCACTGGGCGATCGTCCCATCGCGTTGGTACAGCCGCCGCATATTCCAGACGGCCTGGGCCTCGATTACATCGGGCTCTCGCTCGACAGGCTGCTGCAGGTCAAAGCGCCCAAAAGCTCCGACGCCTTCTGGTCCGCCGAGCAGATTCTGCGCGCCGGCACCTGCGGCGCGCTCATCTTGTGGGCGCAGCATGCGCAGGCGTCATCGCTGCGTCGTTTGCATCTGGCCGCGCAGTCTTCTGAGACGCTCTTCATCATGGTCCGGCCGCTCGCCTCGGCTCAGGACTCATCGCCGGCTTTATTGCGGCTGGCGTTACGACCTTCGGCCGACGGTCTGATGGTCGACATCGTGAAACGACGAGGCCCAACACGCGCGGAGCCTCTGTCGATTCCTCTTCAACCCACCCCCGTTCTGTTTTCCCGTCATGCGCGTCTTTCTCGCCGTCCACTTGCCGAAGTTGCCGCTCGAAGTCTTTCGACCGAGGTGGTCGCCTGA